Proteins co-encoded in one Sulfurimonas sp. HSL1-2 genomic window:
- a CDS encoding efflux transporter outer membrane subunit yields the protein MQYRFLLGLLPALFLGACVPMTDKQAPMATPDLSRELAQDAPALQPSEARLESDWWKGYGDAQLDALIENALRNAPALKSVEARYALANSVLAAAQSGNVPHISADAAVTRERFSENYIFPAPLGGGTYTLYETGVSLDYTFDFWDERASRIRSALYGALAQKAAVDAARLALAVGICTLYLSWHFDEERLLLLEASERALVEEQAILEKKWKQGLIDATALYAKQAEVAALKGEQAAVRRAVAGKIEGIGILGGFLPSYADTLSAPKLREDTEVPLPEAVRLDLVAHRADVTVCKYIVLSKEQNIEQAKAQFYPNISLTGLLGFISFDFGKLLVASSYAPAGGAALSLPLFDGGAREANLQASVSDYNRAVNDYNAAVIKAANEVVGVLKRSRLIVSQTQLHDADIRAKQRNEALAQKRFGGGLTDKLPYLEAKRAYWRGELAGIALREERAGLKIALINALGGGYRDPNGKEGADD from the coding sequence ATGCAATACAGATTCCTACTCGGACTTCTCCCGGCACTCTTCCTAGGTGCCTGCGTCCCGATGACCGACAAACAGGCACCGATGGCGACACCGGACCTTTCCCGCGAACTGGCGCAGGATGCTCCGGCATTACAACCGTCCGAAGCGCGCCTGGAGAGCGACTGGTGGAAAGGGTACGGCGATGCGCAGCTCGATGCGCTGATCGAAAACGCGCTGCGCAACGCACCGGCTCTCAAAAGCGTCGAAGCGCGCTACGCGCTGGCGAACAGCGTCCTCGCCGCCGCGCAGTCCGGCAACGTACCCCACATCTCGGCCGATGCCGCCGTCACGCGGGAGCGTTTCAGCGAAAACTATATATTCCCTGCGCCCCTCGGCGGAGGGACGTATACCCTTTACGAGACGGGCGTCAGCCTGGACTACACTTTCGATTTCTGGGACGAACGTGCATCAAGGATCCGTTCCGCGCTTTACGGCGCCCTGGCGCAGAAAGCGGCCGTCGATGCGGCGAGACTGGCCCTTGCCGTCGGTATCTGCACGCTCTACCTCTCCTGGCACTTCGACGAGGAGCGCCTGCTTCTCCTCGAGGCATCCGAGCGCGCGCTGGTCGAGGAGCAGGCCATCCTTGAAAAAAAATGGAAACAGGGGCTGATCGACGCTACGGCACTCTATGCGAAACAGGCGGAGGTGGCGGCCCTCAAAGGGGAACAGGCCGCCGTCCGAAGGGCCGTTGCAGGCAAGATAGAGGGCATAGGCATCCTGGGCGGGTTCCTGCCCTCCTATGCCGATACCCTGAGCGCGCCGAAGCTCCGTGAGGACACCGAGGTGCCCCTGCCCGAAGCAGTCCGCCTGGACCTGGTCGCCCACCGGGCCGACGTGACGGTCTGCAAATACATTGTCCTCAGCAAAGAGCAGAACATCGAGCAGGCCAAGGCACAGTTCTACCCCAATATCAGCCTCACCGGGCTGCTCGGGTTCATCTCGTTTGATTTCGGCAAGCTGCTTGTGGCTTCGTCCTACGCTCCCGCGGGGGGTGCGGCCCTTTCGCTCCCCCTGTTCGACGGCGGCGCCCGCGAGGCGAACCTGCAGGCCAGCGTCAGTGACTACAACCGCGCCGTCAACGATTACAACGCGGCCGTCATCAAGGCGGCGAACGAGGTCGTCGGCGTCCTGAAACGTTCCAGACTCATCGTCTCGCAGACGCAGCTGCATGACGCGGATATACGCGCGAAGCAGCGCAACGAGGCCCTCGCGCAGAAACGGTTTGGCGGCGGATTGACCGACAAGCTGCCCTACCTGGAGGCAAAACGGGCGTACTGGCGCGGCGAACTGGCCGGCATCGCGCTGCGCGAGGAGCGCGCAGGCCTGAAGATTGCCCTGATCAATGCGCTCGGCGGAGGCTACCGTGACCCAAACGGTAAGGAGGGTGCAGATGACTAA
- a CDS encoding AraC family transcriptional regulator — MKKGSERHRTKITNDLMHYIYEHIDTPINLDTLSADFGVSKFHMHRLFKREFGRNIHETIQSIRLQMAANLLITNKKSTISKIAAMTGYSSQTSFIRAFGKKFAMTPKAWRNGGFMAYSETIVREMPDDLTSDVTYENLSPVIKKMPSFKVYYIRHRGYDDAIKQCWQKLQAFTLGNDIRNYSQIALYHDNPIITPLDECHYVACIVLNEPFDAEKVPLPSFEIHGGVYAEFTARGYRNDILKLIRWVYHEWLPASGYETTAKHAYLIYDDNDFLNETGDFSLKYYIPIVLP; from the coding sequence ATGAAAAAAGGCTCCGAACGCCACAGAACCAAAATCACCAACGACCTGATGCACTATATCTATGAGCATATAGACACGCCGATCAACCTGGATACCCTCAGCGCCGATTTCGGGGTCTCAAAGTTCCACATGCACCGGCTCTTCAAGCGGGAGTTCGGCAGGAACATTCACGAGACGATCCAGTCGATCCGGCTGCAGATGGCGGCAAACCTGCTCATCACCAACAAGAAATCCACCATTTCAAAGATCGCCGCCATGACCGGCTACAGTTCGCAGACCTCCTTTATCAGGGCCTTCGGCAAGAAATTCGCGATGACACCGAAAGCGTGGCGCAACGGCGGGTTCATGGCCTACTCGGAGACGATCGTGCGGGAGATGCCGGACGACCTGACCTCCGACGTCACCTATGAAAATCTTTCGCCCGTTATCAAAAAGATGCCGTCGTTCAAGGTCTACTATATCCGGCACCGGGGGTATGACGATGCCATCAAACAGTGCTGGCAGAAACTGCAGGCGTTTACCCTCGGCAACGACATCCGGAACTATTCGCAGATCGCGCTCTATCACGACAACCCGATCATCACCCCGCTGGATGAGTGCCACTACGTCGCCTGCATCGTCCTCAACGAACCCTTTGACGCCGAAAAGGTCCCCCTGCCCTCGTTCGAGATACACGGGGGCGTCTACGCGGAGTTCACTGCACGCGGGTACCGCAACGATATCCTGAAGCTGATCCGGTGGGTCTACCATGAGTGGCTCCCCGCGAGCGGGTACGAGACCACGGCGAAGCACGCCTACCTCATCTACGACGATAACGACTTTTTGAACGAGACGGGGGATTTCTCCCTGAAGTACTACATTCCCATCGTCCTGCCGTAA
- a CDS encoding response regulator transcription factor, with protein sequence MKILLLEDEVMLQGAVSEYLQLHNHRVDAFVDGAEALEAIMKGGYDLLILDINVPSIDGLSLLERLNAAKIAVPAIFTSAQTDIAEISKAYELGCFDYLKKPFHLQELLLHINRVMRDVPPDQRKHLRLSKRYSYDMLNETLLFDNVPQTLTRRQHQIIDLLARNMNRVVDFETFRIYVWDEAIIDNATIRAEVNRLKKALKEDFIQNIRAMGYMIDGSLK encoded by the coding sequence ATGAAAATTCTGCTGCTTGAAGATGAGGTGATGCTCCAGGGCGCCGTGAGCGAATATCTGCAGTTGCATAACCACCGGGTCGACGCTTTCGTCGACGGTGCGGAGGCCCTGGAGGCGATCATGAAGGGCGGGTACGATCTGCTGATCCTCGACATCAATGTCCCCTCCATCGACGGCCTGAGCCTGCTTGAACGTCTCAATGCGGCAAAAATTGCCGTCCCGGCGATCTTTACGAGCGCGCAGACCGACATCGCCGAGATCTCGAAGGCGTACGAGCTGGGCTGCTTCGACTACCTCAAAAAGCCCTTCCACCTGCAGGAGCTTCTCTTGCACATAAACCGGGTCATGCGCGATGTCCCGCCGGACCAGCGCAAACACCTGCGCCTCTCCAAGCGCTACAGCTACGACATGCTTAACGAGACCCTGCTTTTCGACAACGTACCGCAGACCCTGACCCGCCGCCAGCACCAGATCATCGACCTGCTCGCGCGCAACATGAACCGGGTGGTCGATTTCGAAACGTTCCGTATCTACGTCTGGGACGAGGCGATCATCGATAACGCGACGATCCGTGCCGAGGTGAACCGCCTGAAAAAAGCGTTGAAAGAGGATTTCATCCAGAATATCCGTGCCATGGGCTACATGATCGACGGATCATTGAAATAG
- a CDS encoding cache domain-containing protein: MKRKASHGLWHTISLEKINFLAIVALFCFAMLFTLLVIFEEYRDFDRDAAQMRASYLQQQKEMIREETQRAISFIEHEYERWHGRLDEKVLQHNIIDAINALYDRGDGSKYIFIYTVDGINVNDPNKPENFGKNMRNVHDVKGVAVHDGLIAAAREGGFLHYIWEKPTTGKLSPKIASAVIFEPWQWLIGTGVYLDDIDALIAEKKLQKRDQLIKYVMEILTLSAILFALALSGIKLINKVLRDEIRTFSDFFSLAASRYVVIEREQIRIAEFQTLVEHVNAMVDTIHSRNLQLSELNASLEQKVRDKTAKLQKEKAFSDQLVLSQDAFIKQSIHEVNTPLAVIMTQIDLYRHMHGEDRYLGSIEAAAKMLHTIFDDLRYMVKKERIDYPSDTIDLGAFLQGRLAFFESVMAANRLKVAARIAEAVPVCINEEELRRLVDNNLSNAIKYAYPDSTVDVELEVVAQTARMRFTTRSNPIDHPEKVFEAFYREADELSGFGLGLHLVKAICNKYGIDTDIRSEAGVTAFTYIIAKGGCDENSAA; encoded by the coding sequence TTGAAAAGAAAAGCATCGCACGGCCTTTGGCATACGATCAGCCTGGAGAAGATCAACTTCCTCGCCATTGTGGCACTCTTCTGCTTTGCGATGCTTTTTACGCTACTGGTCATATTCGAAGAGTACCGGGATTTCGACCGGGATGCCGCGCAGATGCGCGCAAGCTACCTGCAGCAGCAAAAAGAGATGATCCGTGAAGAGACGCAGCGCGCGATCAGTTTCATCGAGCATGAGTATGAACGCTGGCACGGCCGTCTCGACGAGAAGGTGCTCCAGCACAATATCATCGATGCGATCAACGCCCTCTATGACCGCGGGGACGGCAGCAAATACATCTTCATCTATACGGTCGACGGCATCAACGTCAACGATCCGAACAAGCCCGAGAACTTCGGAAAGAACATGCGGAACGTTCATGACGTGAAGGGGGTCGCCGTCCACGACGGGCTCATCGCCGCCGCGCGCGAAGGCGGTTTCCTGCACTATATCTGGGAGAAGCCGACGACGGGGAAACTCTCCCCGAAGATCGCCTCGGCCGTCATCTTCGAACCCTGGCAGTGGCTCATCGGTACGGGGGTCTACCTTGACGACATCGATGCGCTGATCGCGGAGAAAAAGCTGCAAAAACGCGACCAGCTCATCAAGTACGTCATGGAGATCCTCACCCTCAGCGCCATCCTTTTTGCGCTGGCGCTCAGCGGGATCAAGCTGATCAACAAGGTGCTGCGCGACGAGATCCGCACCTTCAGCGACTTCTTCTCCCTTGCCGCGTCGCGCTACGTCGTCATTGAGCGCGAACAGATCCGGATCGCCGAGTTCCAGACCCTGGTCGAACACGTCAACGCGATGGTCGACACGATCCACAGCCGCAACCTCCAGCTCTCCGAGCTCAACGCTTCGCTGGAGCAGAAGGTGCGGGACAAAACGGCCAAGCTGCAGAAGGAGAAGGCATTCAGCGACCAGCTCGTGCTGTCGCAGGACGCCTTTATCAAGCAGTCCATCCACGAGGTCAACACGCCGCTGGCGGTGATCATGACGCAGATCGACCTCTACCGCCACATGCACGGGGAAGACCGCTACCTCGGTAGTATCGAAGCGGCGGCGAAGATGCTCCATACGATCTTCGACGATCTGCGCTACATGGTCAAAAAAGAGCGGATCGACTACCCCTCCGACACGATCGACCTGGGGGCTTTCCTGCAGGGGCGGCTGGCGTTCTTCGAGAGCGTCATGGCGGCAAACCGCCTGAAAGTGGCGGCAAGGATCGCGGAGGCGGTCCCGGTCTGTATCAACGAGGAGGAGCTGCGGCGCCTCGTCGACAACAACCTCTCCAACGCCATCAAGTATGCCTACCCCGACAGCACGGTCGACGTCGAGCTGGAGGTGGTGGCGCAGACGGCCCGGATGCGCTTCACGACGCGTTCGAACCCCATCGACCACCCGGAAAAGGTCTTTGAAGCCTTTTACCGGGAAGCGGACGAGCTCAGCGGCTTCGGGCTGGGGCTGCACCTGGTCAAGGCCATCTGCAACAAGTACGGCATCGATACGGACATCCGCTCTGAAGCCGGCGTGACGGCGTTCACCTATATTATTGCGAAAGGGGGGTGCGATGAAAATTCTGCTGCTTGA
- a CDS encoding peptidylprolyl isomerase, producing MFGFGKQELKTYDYSAEEMASFQWAKMTTSKGVMWLKLYNEETPNTVANFAFLAKDGYYDGLNFHRVIPGFMAQGGCPHGTGTGGPGWSIACETKNNVHKHVKGTLSMAHAGPNTGGSQFFICFVPCPHLDGVHTVFGGIEAGDADSMAVLDSIAGQDKIEKVEILAEKA from the coding sequence ATGTTCGGTTTCGGAAAACAAGAACTCAAGACCTACGACTACAGCGCCGAGGAGATGGCATCGTTCCAATGGGCGAAAATGACCACGAGCAAGGGGGTCATGTGGCTCAAACTCTACAACGAGGAAACGCCGAACACCGTCGCGAACTTCGCCTTCCTGGCCAAAGACGGCTACTACGACGGCCTGAACTTCCACCGCGTCATCCCGGGCTTCATGGCCCAGGGCGGCTGTCCGCACGGTACGGGTACCGGCGGTCCGGGCTGGAGCATAGCCTGCGAGACGAAAAACAACGTCCACAAGCATGTCAAAGGCACCCTCTCCATGGCGCATGCAGGCCCGAACACCGGCGGCAGCCAGTTCTTCATCTGCTTCGTCCCCTGCCCGCACCTCGACGGCGTCCATACCGTCTTCGGCGGCATCGAAGCCGGTGACGCTGACTCCATGGCCGTGCTCGACAGCATTGCCGGCCAGGACAAGATCGAGAAAGTCGAAATCCTCGCCGAAAAGGCGTAA
- a CDS encoding epoxyqueuosine reductase QueH → MLVHICCSVDSHFFLEKLQHDYPDEKLTGFFYDPNIHPYSEYRLRYLDVQRSCKKLGIDLLEGEYDFETWMDAVRGLEKEPEKGARCEVCFDRRFEVSAHKALELGEKRMTTTLLVSPLKSQEQLRRVGDAFHREHGVEFIAVDYRAGGGTQDQSRVTKEQQLYRQDYCGCLFGLSMQRDHQDRLMDEMFSPIDGRILPASIEERLAMYAQRMALEDAGKTYRIVKQKFLNYRQFTCRLTRGKSESVPAYALHYSTLPRQRASGKVEYEQHGIHYFNRDDVRFITLESFNRRLGSAYESVKALCFDPPSLEDELALRRQLSDTPFDLSPVIVVDDTPEGKLTLTLDAKVYEDTKERLIAD, encoded by the coding sequence ATGTTGGTCCATATCTGCTGCAGCGTCGACTCCCACTTCTTCCTGGAGAAGCTGCAGCACGACTACCCCGACGAGAAACTCACGGGCTTCTTCTACGACCCCAACATCCACCCCTACTCCGAGTACCGCCTGCGCTATCTTGACGTCCAGCGTTCGTGCAAAAAACTCGGCATCGATCTGCTTGAAGGCGAATACGACTTCGAAACGTGGATGGACGCGGTGCGCGGGCTGGAGAAGGAGCCGGAAAAAGGGGCGCGCTGCGAGGTCTGCTTCGACCGCCGCTTCGAGGTAAGCGCGCACAAAGCGCTGGAGCTGGGCGAAAAACGGATGACGACGACCCTGCTGGTGAGCCCCCTCAAATCCCAGGAACAGCTGAGGCGCGTCGGTGATGCTTTCCACCGGGAGCACGGCGTCGAGTTCATCGCCGTCGACTACCGAGCCGGCGGCGGCACCCAGGACCAGAGCCGCGTCACCAAGGAGCAGCAGCTCTACCGCCAGGACTACTGCGGCTGCCTCTTCGGGCTGAGCATGCAGCGCGACCACCAGGACCGCCTGATGGACGAGATGTTCTCCCCCATAGACGGCCGTATCCTGCCCGCGTCCATCGAGGAGCGGCTGGCCATGTACGCGCAGCGGATGGCCCTGGAAGATGCAGGCAAAACCTACCGCATCGTCAAGCAGAAGTTCCTCAACTACCGCCAGTTCACCTGCCGCCTCACCCGGGGCAAAAGCGAGTCCGTGCCCGCCTATGCCCTGCACTATTCGACCCTGCCCCGGCAAAGGGCAAGCGGCAAGGTGGAGTACGAACAGCACGGCATTCACTACTTCAACCGCGACGACGTCCGTTTCATCACCCTTGAGAGCTTCAACCGCCGCCTGGGGAGCGCGTACGAGAGCGTCAAAGCGCTCTGTTTTGATCCGCCCTCCCTCGAAGATGAACTCGCCCTGCGCCGGCAGCTTAGCGACACCCCGTTCGACCTTTCTCCCGTTATCGTCGTCGACGACACTCCCGAGGGCAAACTCACCCTCACCCTCGACGCCAAGGTATACGAAGACACGAAAGAGCGGCTCATCGCAGACTAA